In Brevibacillus brevis NBRC 100599, a single genomic region encodes these proteins:
- a CDS encoding contractile injection system protein, VgrG/Pvc8 family — protein sequence MSLPVIAYNNLQISPYQLTHLVELTITKKINEHAHLTFTGIVPEELKDSYVEMTEAQTPIEISQVDNDGNATPLFAGIVLEIGIKAVRDVYYLYVEAVSPTYNLDVKRKSRSFQNKAMTYGALLKTIAGEYPGMDIMDMASNGGKLGSFTMQYQETDWQFLKRLASRFQTGLMPASVFEKPKFSFGVPEGASKGKLDDFHYRVRKNLNEFRHSSENGVKGVDENDYIFYEVETDRVLDLGNGVDFKGKSLYVYEAHTEMKKGLLKHKYLLASKKGMSQKPLHNSLIVGASVQGKVIEVSKDNVKIHLDIDESQSKSEAHWFPYSSVYTAEGNSGWYCMPELDDYVRVYFPSNKESDGIAISSVRKNSDEGETNKLGNPDIKYFRTANGKELMFSPSEVLLSAKDGEILIRMTDADGIQIFSKKNIKVVSEKDILMDSATKVIISAKEEISLTCKESNIKMDGNTSIVGQELKTN from the coding sequence ATGAGTCTTCCTGTCATTGCCTACAACAATTTGCAAATCTCTCCTTATCAATTGACGCATCTGGTAGAACTGACGATTACGAAAAAGATCAATGAGCATGCCCACCTGACATTTACGGGGATTGTACCAGAAGAATTGAAGGACAGCTATGTAGAAATGACAGAAGCACAGACCCCGATCGAAATCAGTCAGGTAGATAACGATGGCAACGCCACGCCGCTTTTTGCGGGGATCGTTCTGGAGATAGGCATCAAGGCCGTACGAGACGTGTATTATTTGTACGTCGAAGCTGTCTCGCCTACGTACAATCTCGACGTGAAGCGCAAGAGCCGTTCGTTTCAAAACAAAGCCATGACCTACGGTGCCCTTTTGAAGACAATCGCAGGAGAATACCCAGGCATGGACATTATGGACATGGCCTCCAATGGTGGGAAGCTGGGCTCCTTTACCATGCAGTATCAGGAGACGGATTGGCAATTTCTCAAGCGGCTGGCTTCGCGTTTTCAGACGGGACTAATGCCAGCATCCGTTTTTGAAAAGCCGAAGTTCAGCTTCGGTGTGCCAGAGGGTGCATCGAAAGGCAAGCTCGACGATTTTCACTACCGGGTGCGCAAAAATTTGAATGAATTCCGCCATTCCTCGGAAAACGGGGTCAAGGGCGTGGATGAAAATGACTACATCTTTTACGAGGTAGAGACGGATCGTGTGCTCGATTTGGGCAACGGTGTGGATTTTAAAGGAAAGAGCCTGTATGTGTATGAGGCCCATACCGAGATGAAGAAAGGCTTGCTCAAGCACAAGTATTTGCTCGCGTCCAAAAAAGGAATGAGCCAAAAGCCGCTCCACAATTCGCTCATCGTAGGGGCATCGGTACAGGGGAAAGTCATTGAGGTCTCAAAAGACAACGTCAAAATCCACCTCGATATCGATGAGAGCCAGAGCAAGAGCGAGGCGCACTGGTTCCCGTACTCTTCCGTTTATACGGCCGAAGGAAACAGCGGTTGGTATTGCATGCCGGAGCTCGATGACTACGTCCGCGTCTATTTTCCGAGCAACAAGGAAAGTGACGGGATTGCGATCAGCTCTGTCCGGAAAAATTCAGACGAGGGCGAAACGAACAAGCTCGGGAATCCCGATATCAAATACTTCCGAACAGCCAACGGAAAAGAACTGATGTTCAGCCCGTCGGAGGTATTGCTTAGCGCAAAGGACGGGGAAATCCTCATTCGCATGACTGATGCGGACGGCATCCAGATTTTTAGCAAAAAAAATATCAAGGTTGTCTCCGAAAAGGACATTTTGATGGACTCTGCCACGAAGGTGATTATCTCGGCGAAAGAGGAGATCAGTCTCACCTGCAAAGAGAGCAACATCAAGATGGACGGAAATACAAGCATCGTCGGGCAGGAGCTCAAAACCAATTGA